TCATAAACAAAAAGTGATCGCGAATTTTCGTTTCAAACTGATGCATCGTTTTGTCGTCCTTGTCCACGACATCCCATTTGTTAACGACAAACAGCGATGCTTTACCCGCTTCATAAGCATAGCCAGCAATGTGCTTATCCTGTTCAATGATGCCTTCCTCGCCGTTAATAACGACCAATACAACATCTGCACGCTCAATAGCACGCATGGCACGCATTACACTATATTTTTCGGTCGTTTCATATACCTTGCCACGTTTACGCATACCTGCCGTATCAATCAGTACATACTTTTGACCGTCTTTTTCAAAAGGTGTATCAATTGCATCACGTGTCGTACCTGCAATGTCACTAACGATAACCCGCTCTTCTCCCAGAATGGCGTTAACCAGTGAAGACTTACCTACATTCGGGCGGCCGATCAAGGCAACACGAATAACGTCTTCATCATAGTGATCTTCTTCCAGCTCAGGCAAATTGGATGTAATGGCATCTAGCAGATCGCCTATCCCTGTACCATGGCTACCAGAAACAGCGATTGGATCACCAAATCCATAAGAATAAAACTCATAAATCAGATCGGCGCGACTGAGGTTGTCCACCTTGTTGACAGCTACGATGATCGGTTTACCCGAACGATATAGCATTTGAGCAACCTCTTCATCTGACTGTGTAATTCCTGCTTTCGCATCACTCATAAATACAATTACATCTGCTTCTTCTATTGCAAGTTCGGCCTGCATACGGATGGATTTTAAAATGACATCCTCACCATCAATCTCAATGCCGCCGGTGTCAATAATACTGAAGGATTTACCATTCCACTCCGATATACCGTATATACGGTCACGAGTGATTCCGGGTTTATCTTCCACGATGGACAAACGATCCCCGATTATCCGATTAAAAATAGTGGACTTGCCCACATTCGGACGACCAACGATAGCCACAACGGGTCTTGCCATAAATTCACTCCTCCTGTCAATTCTTCCGCTATCATCATAGCAAAAAACATACCTATTGGCGATATGGTCACGTAACAACAATCGGCGAACCCTCTGGGTCCGCCGATGGTGTACGTTATGCATATTATAAAATGTATTGATTTAAACTCATTTAAATTTGTTCAGCTTATCGCCAAAACGCTCGCCGAGCGTGATGCTCAGACCGGAATTATTGAGGGAAACGTTAGGATTATTCAGTTCCTCACGAGGTGCACGAGATGCACGTGGTGCTCTTTCTGCTTTAGGAGCAGCTTCAGGAGCTTCCTCAGTTTCTTTAATGCTCAGGCTAACACGTTTTTCGGAAGGATTCATTTCAAGAATTTTAACTTTCACTTCTTGCCCTTCTTCCAGAACTTCTTGTGGAGTTCCAATGTGTTTGTGGGAAATTTG
The Paenibacillus peoriae DNA segment above includes these coding regions:
- the der gene encoding ribosome biogenesis GTPase Der; protein product: MARPVVAIVGRPNVGKSTIFNRIIGDRLSIVEDKPGITRDRIYGISEWNGKSFSIIDTGGIEIDGEDVILKSIRMQAELAIEEADVIVFMSDAKAGITQSDEEVAQMLYRSGKPIIVAVNKVDNLSRADLIYEFYSYGFGDPIAVSGSHGTGIGDLLDAITSNLPELEEDHYDEDVIRVALIGRPNVGKSSLVNAILGEERVIVSDIAGTTRDAIDTPFEKDGQKYVLIDTAGMRKRGKVYETTEKYSVMRAMRAIERADVVLVVINGEEGIIEQDKHIAGYAYEAGKASLFVVNKWDVVDKDDKTMHQFETKIRDHFLFMTYAPIVFLSAKTKQRLQKLLPVVQHVAQQHVLRIQTHLLNDVISDAVAINPPPTDKGRRLRINYVTQVAVKPPTMVVFVNDPEIMHFSYERYLENKIRAAFNFEGTPIRIFTRRKSDES